A stretch of Methylogaea oryzae DNA encodes these proteins:
- a CDS encoding phosphopantetheine-binding protein: MENLEAELKNLIIHTFELDGMEPSDIVSDAPLFGDGLGLDSIDALELGMALKKKYHIHIDTDSTELANYFSSVKNLAGFVVSQQEKNAR; the protein is encoded by the coding sequence ATGGAAAACCTTGAAGCCGAATTGAAAAATTTGATTATCCATACTTTCGAGCTGGACGGCATGGAGCCGTCGGACATCGTCTCCGACGCGCCGCTGTTCGGCGATGGCCTGGGGCTGGACTCCATCGACGCCTTGGAGCTCGGCATGGCCTTGAAGAAAAAATATCATATTCATATCGACACCGATTCCACCGAACTGGCGAATTATTTTTCGTCGGTGAAAAATCTGGCCGGTTTCGTCGTATCGCAACAGGAAAAAAACGCCCGATGA
- a CDS encoding beta-ketoacyl-ACP synthase → MFLHDLGIVCALGHGKAEVLANWLAGRRPEPAPVPWLATAIPALSVPGELPPLPPGLADYDCRNNRLLLAALGQIEPAVRRALEQYGPHRIGVVVGTSTSGIAEGEEAVGMLRTTGRMPAGYHYRQQELGGAAEFLARHLGAQGPAYTVSTTCSSSANALASARRLLRLGVCDAVLAGGGDALCRTTLEGFAALGAISKTRCNPFSRNRDGTLIGEGAALFLMSREPAPVALLGAGASADAYHISAPRPDGSCAKAAMQAALRDAGLAPERLDYINLHGTATPQNDAMESRAVAELFGGGIACGSSKPATGHCLGAAGAIEAGLCWLLLSESNREGRLPPHLWDGELDPEMPRLGFAALETRRSKPLQYCLSNSFAFGGNNVSLLIGHA, encoded by the coding sequence TTGTTTCTGCATGATTTAGGCATCGTCTGCGCCTTGGGGCATGGCAAGGCCGAGGTGTTGGCCAACTGGCTCGCCGGGCGCCGCCCTGAGCCGGCGCCGGTCCCCTGGCTGGCTACGGCCATCCCCGCGTTGAGCGTGCCGGGCGAGTTGCCGCCGCTGCCGCCCGGTTTGGCGGATTACGACTGCCGCAACAACCGCCTGCTGCTGGCGGCCCTGGGGCAGATCGAACCGGCTGTGCGGCGGGCGCTGGAGCAATACGGCCCCCATCGCATCGGCGTGGTCGTCGGCACCAGCACTTCCGGCATCGCCGAGGGCGAAGAGGCGGTGGGAATGTTGCGCACCACCGGCCGGATGCCGGCCGGCTACCATTACCGGCAGCAGGAACTGGGCGGGGCGGCCGAGTTCCTTGCGCGCCATCTCGGCGCGCAAGGGCCGGCCTATACCGTTTCCACCACCTGCTCCTCCAGCGCCAACGCCCTGGCCTCGGCGCGCCGGTTGCTGCGGCTGGGCGTGTGCGACGCGGTGCTGGCGGGCGGCGGCGACGCCTTGTGCCGCACCACCCTGGAAGGCTTCGCCGCCCTGGGCGCCATCAGCAAGACCCGCTGCAACCCCTTCAGCCGTAACCGCGACGGCACCCTCATCGGCGAGGGGGCGGCGCTGTTCCTCATGAGCCGCGAGCCCGCCCCCGTCGCTCTGCTGGGCGCAGGCGCCAGCGCCGACGCCTACCACATTTCCGCGCCCCGCCCCGACGGTTCCTGCGCCAAGGCGGCCATGCAAGCCGCCTTGCGCGATGCGGGCCTTGCGCCGGAACGGCTGGACTACATCAACCTGCACGGCACGGCCACGCCGCAAAACGATGCCATGGAAAGCCGGGCGGTGGCCGAGCTGTTCGGCGGCGGCATTGCTTGCGGCTCCAGCAAGCCCGCCACCGGCCATTGCCTGGGCGCGGCCGGGGCCATCGAGGCGGGATTGTGCTGGCTGTTGCTGTCGGAATCGAACCGGGAAGGCAGGCTGCCGCCCCATTTGTGGGATGGTGAATTAGATCCCGAAATGCCGCGTCTGGGGTTCGCCGCGCTGGAAACCCGGCGCTCGAAACCACTACAATACTGCCTCAGCAACTCTTTCGCGTTCGGCGGCAACAATGTGTCCCTGCTCATCGGACATGCCTGA
- a CDS encoding beta-ketoacyl-ACP synthase has protein sequence MLTRRVVVTGMAGFSPIGNDWEAMRARLQAGQSGIRYLPEWEQYNGLLTRLGAPVENFSLPAHYTRKNTRSMGRVSLLATRATELALEDAGLLGDAVVVGGRTGVAYGSSVGSTPAIADFGRMLINRDIGTLNATTYLKMMGHTSAANVAVFFQVRGRVIPSVSACTSGSMGIGYAYEAIKFGLQDVMLAGGAEELCPTEAATFDALYATSTRNSEPQLTPRPFDRDRDGLVIGEGGCTLVLEELGRAQARGARIHAEVAGFASNADGSHITQPNPDTMQVVMRLALQDAAVEPGQIGYISAHGTATDQGDVAESHATRAVFGRHTPISSMKGYTGHTLGACGALEAMAAIHMMREGWFHPNLNLDNPDPRCAELDYIVGSGRAIDTEYVVSNNFAFGGINTSLVLRRWDD, from the coding sequence ATGTTGACGCGGCGCGTGGTGGTCACCGGCATGGCCGGTTTTTCCCCCATCGGCAACGATTGGGAGGCGATGCGCGCCAGGCTCCAGGCGGGTCAGTCGGGCATCCGTTATCTGCCGGAGTGGGAGCAGTACAACGGCCTCCTCACCCGGCTGGGCGCGCCGGTGGAGAATTTCAGCCTGCCGGCCCATTACACCCGCAAGAACACCCGCAGCATGGGGCGCGTGTCCCTGCTGGCGACCCGCGCCACGGAACTGGCCCTGGAGGACGCCGGCCTGCTGGGCGACGCCGTGGTGGTCGGCGGCCGCACCGGCGTGGCTTACGGCTCCTCGGTGGGCTCGACGCCGGCCATCGCCGATTTCGGCCGCATGCTCATCAACCGCGACATCGGCACCCTCAACGCCACCACCTACCTGAAAATGATGGGCCACACCAGCGCCGCCAACGTGGCGGTGTTTTTCCAGGTGCGCGGCCGCGTCATACCCTCCGTCAGCGCCTGCACGTCCGGCAGCATGGGCATCGGTTACGCCTACGAGGCCATCAAGTTCGGCTTGCAGGACGTGATGCTGGCCGGCGGCGCGGAAGAGCTGTGTCCGACCGAGGCGGCAACCTTCGACGCTTTGTACGCCACCAGCACGCGCAATAGCGAGCCGCAGCTCACCCCCAGGCCCTTCGACCGCGACCGCGACGGCCTGGTGATCGGCGAGGGCGGCTGCACCCTGGTGCTGGAGGAGCTGGGCCGAGCCCAGGCGCGGGGGGCGCGCATCCATGCCGAGGTGGCCGGTTTCGCCTCCAACGCCGACGGCTCCCATATCACCCAACCCAACCCGGACACCATGCAGGTGGTCATGCGCCTGGCCTTGCAGGACGCCGCCGTGGAGCCGGGCCAAATCGGCTATATCAGCGCCCACGGCACCGCCACCGACCAGGGCGACGTCGCCGAAAGCCACGCCACCCGGGCGGTTTTCGGGCGGCACACGCCCATCAGCAGTATGAAGGGCTACACCGGCCATACCTTGGGGGCTTGCGGCGCCCTGGAGGCCATGGCCGCCATCCACATGATGCGGGAGGGCTGGTTCCATCCCAACCTGAACCTGGACAATCCCGATCCCCGGTGCGCGGAACTGGATTACATCGTAGGCTCCGGCCGCGCCATCGACACCGAATACGTGGTAAGCAACAACTTCGCCTTCGGCGGCATCAACACCTCCCTGGTCCTGCGCCGCTGGGATGACTGA
- a CDS encoding lipid A biosynthesis acyltransferase — MKTPAGHWAALEETSLLWGIRLLVWVYRLCGRWAFRLFLRPVVSYYFLGGRVARAASMEYLRRLGAFFPELGLRGGWWESYRHFLSFGETLLDKIIVWMGRIDPVQVDFPNRRLLLDLLEQKRGAMLLSGHIGNLEICQAIANLRGHIRLNILVHTKHAEKFNRLLGGRTGSATIRLIQVTELNPAIAIALQEKIEQGEFVVMVGDRIPVQGGRTVKASFLGREAEFPQGPYLLASLLRCPVYTLFCYAKDGRYQVHLAPFAESIRVPRAEPQRGRMLQDLARRYAETLEGHCRAAPLQWFNFYPYWKASDAGEGGRD; from the coding sequence ATGAAGACCCCCGCGGGCCATTGGGCGGCGCTGGAGGAAACCAGCCTGCTGTGGGGCATTCGGCTCCTGGTGTGGGTATATCGACTGTGCGGTCGTTGGGCCTTCCGATTGTTCCTGCGGCCGGTGGTCAGCTATTACTTCCTTGGCGGCCGCGTCGCCCGTGCAGCGTCGATGGAATATTTGCGCCGCCTCGGGGCGTTTTTCCCGGAGCTGGGCCTGCGGGGCGGCTGGTGGGAGAGCTACCGTCACTTCCTCAGCTTCGGCGAAACCCTGTTGGACAAGATCATCGTTTGGATGGGGCGCATCGATCCCGTCCAGGTGGATTTTCCCAACCGCCGGCTGCTGCTCGATCTGCTGGAGCAAAAGCGCGGCGCCATGCTGTTGTCGGGCCATATCGGCAACCTGGAAATCTGCCAGGCCATCGCCAACCTGCGCGGCCACATCCGCCTCAACATCCTGGTTCACACCAAGCACGCCGAGAAATTCAACCGCCTGCTGGGCGGACGCACGGGCAGCGCCACCATCCGACTGATTCAGGTGACGGAGCTGAATCCCGCCATCGCCATCGCCTTGCAGGAAAAAATCGAGCAGGGCGAGTTTGTGGTGATGGTGGGCGACCGCATCCCGGTGCAAGGCGGGCGCACGGTGAAAGCGAGCTTCCTCGGCCGGGAGGCGGAGTTCCCGCAAGGCCCTTACCTGCTCGCCTCACTGCTGCGCTGCCCGGTGTATACCCTGTTTTGCTATGCAAAAGATGGCCGCTACCAGGTGCATCTGGCGCCTTTCGCCGAATCCATCCGCGTTCCCCGCGCCGAGCCGCAACGGGGCCGGATGCTGCAAGACTTGGCGCGGCGCTACGCCGAAACCCTGGAAGGCCACTGCCGGGCCGCGCCGCTGCAATGGTTCAATTTCTACCCCTATTGGAAAGCGTCCGACGCGGGGGAGGGCGGCCGTGATTAG
- a CDS encoding glycosyltransferase family 2 protein has product MATPFNPCILIPVYNHEGPLPKIMQRLALYKLPCILVDDGSRESCAAVIRGLAGQYPWARSIRLGINRGKGGAVKAGILLAKDLGYSHAVQIDADGQHDLDDLDRFLAAALENPQAVVTGRPLYDESVPKLRYYARYLTHAWVYINTLSAAIPDSMCGYRVYPVNACVRLLQSTRLEDRMAFDVEILVRLYWQGLTVVAIPTRVGYPQDGVSHFRGWEDNVRISLTHAKLFFGMLPRLPKLLARHCQ; this is encoded by the coding sequence ATGGCGACTCCGTTTAATCCCTGCATACTCATTCCGGTCTACAACCACGAGGGCCCGTTGCCGAAGATCATGCAGCGGCTGGCCTTGTATAAGCTGCCCTGCATCTTGGTGGACGACGGCAGCCGCGAGTCCTGTGCCGCGGTGATTCGGGGCCTGGCCGGCCAATATCCCTGGGCGCGCAGCATCCGGCTGGGCATCAATCGCGGCAAAGGCGGGGCGGTGAAGGCGGGCATCCTGCTGGCGAAGGATCTGGGGTATTCCCACGCCGTGCAAATCGACGCCGACGGCCAGCACGATTTGGACGATCTGGACCGTTTCCTGGCCGCCGCCCTGGAAAACCCCCAGGCGGTGGTCACCGGTCGGCCGCTATACGACGAGTCGGTGCCCAAGCTGCGCTACTACGCCCGTTATCTGACCCACGCCTGGGTGTATATCAACACCTTGTCGGCGGCGATTCCCGATTCCATGTGCGGCTACCGCGTTTATCCGGTCAATGCCTGCGTACGGCTGCTGCAAAGCACACGGCTGGAGGATCGCATGGCGTTCGACGTGGAAATATTGGTGCGCTTGTATTGGCAGGGCCTGACCGTGGTGGCCATCCCGACCCGCGTCGGTTATCCCCAGGACGGCGTGTCCCATTTCCGCGGCTGGGAAGACAACGTCCGTATCAGCCTGACCCACGCCAAGCTGTTTTTCGGCATGTTGCCGCGCCTGCCGAAATTGCTCGCGCGGCACTGCCAATGA
- the fabG gene encoding 3-oxoacyl-ACP reductase FabG: MSQKTILVTGSSRGIGKAIAMRLAREGYDIVVHCRSRLDEAGEVRDGIVELGRQARVLSFDLADRAAAKDALEADIQAHGAYYGVVCNAGLSRDNAFPALSGEDWDQVLRSNLDGFYNVLYPLVMPMIQRRKPGRIVTLSSVSGLIGNRGQVNYSAAKAGIIGASKALAVELAKRKITVNCVAPGLIETDMLDGAPLDEIMAAIPAKRMGTPEEVAALVAFLMSEDAGYITRQVIAVNGGLC, from the coding sequence ATGAGCCAAAAAACCATTCTGGTCACGGGTTCCAGCCGCGGCATCGGCAAAGCCATCGCCATGCGCCTGGCCCGCGAGGGCTACGACATCGTCGTGCACTGCCGCAGCCGTTTGGACGAAGCCGGTGAGGTGCGCGACGGCATCGTCGAGCTGGGCCGGCAGGCGCGGGTCTTGAGCTTCGACCTGGCCGACCGCGCCGCCGCCAAGGATGCCCTGGAAGCCGATATCCAGGCCCATGGCGCCTATTACGGCGTGGTGTGCAACGCCGGCCTGTCGCGCGACAACGCTTTTCCCGCCCTGAGCGGGGAGGATTGGGACCAGGTGCTGCGCAGCAATCTGGACGGCTTCTACAACGTGCTGTATCCCCTGGTGATGCCAATGATCCAGCGCCGCAAGCCGGGGCGCATCGTCACCCTGTCGTCGGTGTCGGGGCTCATCGGCAACCGCGGCCAGGTCAACTACAGCGCCGCCAAGGCCGGCATCATCGGCGCCAGCAAGGCGCTGGCGGTGGAACTGGCCAAGCGCAAGATCACCGTCAACTGCGTGGCGCCGGGCCTGATCGAGACCGACATGCTGGACGGCGCGCCCCTGGATGAAATCATGGCGGCGATTCCCGCCAAGCGCATGGGCACCCCGGAGGAGGTCGCCGCCCTGGTGGCCTTCCTCATGTCGGAAGACGCCGGCTACATCACCCGCCAGGTGATCGCGGTGAACGGCGGCCTATGTTGA
- a CDS encoding lysophospholipid acyltransferase family protein produces the protein MLERINYYWRLVGTGLSFFLFGAVGLLFWGLLFPLIERFLGAGLEKKLTSRAWMHGLFRWYMNFMRRIGILTYEVRGGERLNAPGRLVVANHPSLLDVVFLISQIRNATCIVKPALAANPFMRFPIRAMGYIYAEDPEALVEQCAAELREGASLIIFPEGTRTTPGKPIKFQRGTAAIALQSGAPVLPVRIGCTPTTLTKHEKWYQIPHKKFTLSLDVGDDIEFGSMNAGVSRPLAARHITRRLEQYFIERQADHGKP, from the coding sequence ATGCTTGAACGGATCAATTATTACTGGCGGCTGGTGGGCACGGGCTTGAGCTTCTTCCTGTTCGGCGCCGTGGGCCTGCTGTTTTGGGGGCTGCTGTTCCCGCTGATCGAGCGGTTTCTCGGCGCGGGGTTGGAAAAAAAGCTCACCAGCCGCGCCTGGATGCACGGCCTCTTCCGCTGGTATATGAACTTTATGCGTCGCATCGGCATCCTCACCTACGAAGTGCGCGGCGGCGAGCGGCTCAACGCGCCGGGCCGGCTGGTGGTCGCCAATCACCCGTCTTTGCTGGACGTGGTGTTCCTGATTTCCCAGATCCGCAACGCCACCTGCATTGTCAAGCCCGCCTTGGCGGCCAACCCGTTCATGCGTTTTCCCATCCGCGCCATGGGTTATATCTACGCCGAAGACCCGGAAGCTTTGGTGGAACAGTGCGCCGCCGAACTGCGCGAGGGCGCTTCGCTCATCATTTTTCCCGAGGGGACGCGGACCACGCCCGGCAAGCCCATCAAGTTCCAGCGCGGCACCGCCGCCATCGCGCTACAGTCGGGCGCCCCGGTGCTGCCGGTGCGCATCGGCTGCACGCCGACCACCTTGACCAAGCACGAGAAGTGGTACCAGATACCCCATAAAAAGTTTACATTAAGCTTGGATGTAGGCGATGATATCGAGTTTGGCTCGATGAATGCGGGCGTAAGCCGCCCTCTCGCCGCTCGGCATATCACCCGGCGCTTGGAACAGTATTTCATTGAGCGGCAGGCCGATCATGGAAAACCTTGA
- a CDS encoding 3-hydroxylacyl-ACP dehydratase, translated as MPETSVDFPYPVAALLPQSHTMVLLDRVVEVGDEHIVVEVTVRDDGLFSLPDRTVPAWVGLEYMAQAIAAYSGYHRRCRGEEIGLGFLLGTRHYQCSAGGFPCGARLRVRAEKIIEAANEMSVFGCTIDGEHVHADSKLNVLLPKDAKTFLAGKGI; from the coding sequence ATGCCTGAAACTTCAGTGGATTTTCCTTACCCCGTCGCCGCGCTTTTGCCCCAGTCCCACACCATGGTCCTGCTGGACCGGGTCGTCGAGGTGGGGGACGAGCACATCGTCGTCGAGGTGACCGTGCGCGACGACGGGCTGTTTTCCCTGCCCGACCGCACCGTTCCCGCCTGGGTCGGCCTGGAGTACATGGCGCAGGCCATCGCCGCTTATTCCGGGTACCACCGGCGCTGCCGGGGCGAGGAAATCGGCTTGGGGTTTTTGCTGGGCACCCGCCATTACCAATGTTCGGCCGGCGGTTTCCCTTGCGGCGCGCGCCTGCGGGTGCGGGCCGAAAAAATCATCGAGGCGGCCAACGAGATGTCGGTGTTCGGTTGCACCATCGACGGCGAGCACGTCCACGCGGATTCCAAGCTCAACGTGCTGTTGCCCAAGGACGCGAAAACATTTCTCGCCGGAAAAGGAATATGA
- a CDS encoding acyl carrier protein, giving the protein MKTKEEVFSTLRQIMSEMFDLPAEEIALDSSLGQDLDIDSIDAVDLMVKLREITGKRIDPEDFKNARTIQDVVDTVYRITAA; this is encoded by the coding sequence ATGAAAACCAAAGAAGAAGTCTTTTCCACTTTACGGCAAATCATGTCGGAAATGTTCGACCTGCCGGCGGAGGAAATCGCTTTAGATTCGAGCTTGGGTCAGGATTTGGATATCGACAGCATCGACGCGGTGGACTTGATGGTGAAACTCCGGGAAATCACCGGCAAACGCATCGACCCGGAGGATTTCAAAAACGCCCGCACCATTCAGGACGTGGTGGATACGGTTTATCGCATCACCGCCGCTTAA
- a CDS encoding beta-ketoacyl synthase chain length factor, producing the protein MGRETQLCFTLEHWCLWRSEATPSAGCWPAGEVLPCNGGAADVGFLPMMQRRRLSPLGRAASAVAWRCRQVGGDMPSVFFSRHGESQYYFEMLEGLAAGEEVSPSRFSLSVHNAIAGLCSFHGDSFQPYVSLAGGTEGLFAAFLEAAGLLLESPRTLVVCYEQPLPGAYRDYAASPRITWALGMVLAGGGTGPKLRLARVGGAVGDADADEPGLVQAIRQGRRSGCSRPGSSVWRWSLDDA; encoded by the coding sequence ATGGGGCGGGAAACCCAGTTGTGCTTCACGCTCGAACATTGGTGCCTGTGGCGCTCCGAGGCTACGCCGTCCGCCGGCTGCTGGCCGGCCGGGGAGGTGCTGCCCTGCAACGGCGGCGCCGCCGACGTGGGTTTTTTGCCCATGATGCAGCGGCGCCGGCTGTCGCCCTTGGGCCGGGCCGCCAGCGCCGTGGCTTGGCGCTGCCGGCAGGTCGGCGGCGACATGCCGTCGGTGTTTTTCTCCCGTCACGGCGAAAGCCAATACTACTTCGAGATGCTGGAAGGGCTGGCGGCCGGCGAGGAGGTCTCCCCCAGCCGCTTCAGCCTCAGCGTGCACAACGCCATCGCCGGGCTGTGTAGCTTCCACGGCGACAGTTTCCAGCCTTACGTGTCCCTGGCCGGCGGCACGGAAGGCCTGTTCGCGGCGTTCCTGGAGGCCGCCGGGTTGTTGCTGGAAAGCCCCCGGACGCTGGTGGTTTGTTACGAGCAGCCGTTGCCCGGCGCCTATCGGGACTATGCGGCGTCGCCGCGGATTACCTGGGCCTTGGGGATGGTGTTGGCCGGCGGCGGGACCGGCCCGAAGCTGCGGTTGGCGCGGGTTGGCGGCGCGGTGGGCGATGCGGATGCCGACGAGCCCGGTTTGGTGCAGGCGATCCGGCAAGGGCGGCGCAGCGGGTGCAGCCGGCCGGGATCGTCGGTTTGGCGCTGGAGTCTGGACGATGCTTGA
- a CDS encoding AMP-dependent synthetase — protein sequence MSDTMGRDGQAVLLPEVLGVSPRDDGIELALRIPEDLAYFHGHFDEISVVPGVAQIQWAVGYARSYLGLDWVFSHMEAVKFKELMLPGQGLALRLRYLDGGRKLEFRYFSEQAEYSSGRIYFHGDSV from the coding sequence TTGAGCGATACGATGGGGCGGGACGGTCAGGCGGTTTTGTTGCCGGAGGTCCTCGGAGTCAGTCCGCGGGACGACGGCATCGAGTTGGCTTTGCGCATTCCGGAAGATCTGGCTTATTTTCACGGCCATTTCGACGAAATATCCGTCGTGCCCGGCGTGGCGCAAATCCAATGGGCGGTGGGGTATGCCCGGTCGTATTTGGGGTTGGATTGGGTGTTCAGCCACATGGAGGCGGTCAAATTCAAGGAGTTGATGTTGCCGGGGCAGGGCTTGGCCTTGCGTTTGCGCTATTTGGACGGCGGCCGCAAACTGGAGTTTCGTTATTTTTCGGAACAAGCCGAATACAGCTCGGGAAGGATCTATTTCCATGGCGACTCCGTTTAA